TTTCGGGAGCGACGGCTCCGGCGAATCTCACAGCCATCCCTTTCACTGACAGTTGAATCCGGAAATCCAAACTCTTGAATTGTTACGCTCATTACGAATGACCAATGACTGAGTTCGCCGAGTCACCTGCCGTCCGCCGTCTCGTAGACTGGGACGCGGAGGCGCTGCGTGATCTCGTCGCCGACTACGGCTCGCCGCTGTACGTCCTCGATCTCGAGCGCGTCCGCGAGAACGCTCACCGAATCCGGTCTGCGTTTCCGGACGCAGAAATCCTCTACGCCGTGAAGGCGAACGCTCTGGGAGACGTCCTCGAGACCCTCCACGCGGAAGGCGTGGGTCTCGAGTGCGCCTCCGCAGGCGAACTCAAGCGCGCGCTCGCAGCTGTCGACTCGAGCACCGAAGGCGACGCGACGGGTGCGGACGTCCACTACACGGCCGTCAACCCGCCCGCGCGTGACCTCGACTGGGTCGTCGACGCCTGGGAAGACAATCCCGACCTAACGATCACCGCTGGAGCCGAGGATACGATCGACCGCCTCGAGAACCGGGGCTACGACGGCCGGCTCTGTCTCCGGGTCAATCCGGGCATCGGCGCGGGCCACCACGAGAAAGTCCAGACCGGCGCCAACGCGAAGTTCGGCGTCCCCGCAGAGCGCGCGGTCGACGTGCTCACCGACGCCGCCGAGCGCGGCTTCGACGTCGTCGGCATCCACGCCCACGTGGGATCGGGCGTCTCGAGCGACCAACTCGACGATCACCGGGAGTTCGTCGAGCGGATGGGGAATCTGGCGCGAGACGTGAGCAACGCGATCGCGGCCGTCGACGGCGACGGCCTCGAGTTCGTCGACGTCGGCGGCGGCTTCGGCGTTCCATATCGCGACGAGGAGGAACCACTGGACCTCGAGGCGGTCGCCGATGCGACGCGCGAGGCGATCGGCGAGGTCGACGCGAGGCTGACGATCGAACCCGGCCGCTACTTCGTGGCCGACGCGGGCGTCCTCCTGACCGAAGTCAACACCGTCAAGGAGGCCCGCGACACGCTCGCGGTCGGCGTCGACGCCGGAATGACGACGCTGCTCCGGCCCGCGATGTACGACGCTTACCACCCGATCCGGAATCTGACGGCGGACTCGAGCACCACCGGCGGGCACGGCGGCGACACCGACACGAACAACAGCCACACCAGCCGCGAGATCCGCCCACAGACCATCACCGGCCCGATCTGCGAGAGCGGGGACGTGTTCTGTACCGACCGTCGACTGCCTGCGAGCGAGCGCGGCGATGTCCTCGCGATCGGAAACACGGGGGCCTACGGCTACGAGATGGCCAACCAGTACAACTCCCGTCCCCGGCCGGCCTCGGTCGTCCTCGACGGCGACGGCGTGCGACTCGCCCGTCGCCGCGAGACGCTCGACGACATCACTCGGCTCGAGACCGAGCGCTCCGACCCGACGGACAAAGCCGGCGGCGCCGGATCGAACGGGAACGCTGATACCGACGCAGACCGAGAAGCACATAACGGCCACGATACTCGATAGCACGATGACCGTACCATTTCAGAAGTACCACGGCACCGGCAACGACTTTCTAATTATCCACGCGGACGAGTACGTCTCCGATCGGGGGGCACTCGCGGTCCGCGAGTGCGATCGCGAGAACGGCGTCGGTGCCGACGGAATCCTCTATCTCGCACTCGAGGAGAAATTTAGGCCCCCACGCGTCGTGATGACGCTGGTCCAGCCCGATGGCTCGACGGCTCCGATGTGCGGCAACGGCGCACGCTGTGCCGCCGAGTGGGCCATGGACCGTACCGACACCGATAGCGTCATGATCGACACGCAGTCCGGCACCCTGCGCGCGGATCGGACCGACGGCGTGGTCACCATCGAGATGGGGACGCCGACGTTCGATCCCGACGACGTTCCAGTGCGGGCGGACGACCCGGTCTTCGAGGAGGAGATCGACGGCCTCGAGGTGACGATGGTCAACACCGGCGTCCCACACGCCGTCGCGTTCGTCGACGATGTCGACGATGTCGACCTCGAGGCGGTTGCGCCGCCGGTGCGCCACGGCGACGCGTTCCCGAAGGGGACGAACGTCACGATCGCCAGCCCCGACGGCGACGGCGGCTTCGACCAGCGGACCTACGAGCGCGGCGTCGAAGCCGAGACGGACTCCTGTGGGACGGGCGCTGTCGCCATCGCCGTCGTCGCTCGTCGCCTCGGACGCACCGACGCCGACCCGGTTGAAGTACGTCCACCAGGTGGCGACCTGCAGGTCAGCTTCAACGACCGCGGAAACGCGACGCTCACGGGTCCCGTCGAACACGAGTTCGACGGCGAAGTCACGCCCGAATCGCCGGCCGAACTGTGAGCGGGGAGAGGATGGGCGAGAGCAAGAGCGGGCGACGACCGGGAACGACTGGAAAGGGGGCCGAACGATGAGCGAGG
Above is a window of Natronorubrum tibetense GA33 DNA encoding:
- the dapF gene encoding diaminopimelate epimerase gives rise to the protein MTVPFQKYHGTGNDFLIIHADEYVSDRGALAVRECDRENGVGADGILYLALEEKFRPPRVVMTLVQPDGSTAPMCGNGARCAAEWAMDRTDTDSVMIDTQSGTLRADRTDGVVTIEMGTPTFDPDDVPVRADDPVFEEEIDGLEVTMVNTGVPHAVAFVDDVDDVDLEAVAPPVRHGDAFPKGTNVTIASPDGDGGFDQRTYERGVEAETDSCGTGAVAIAVVARRLGRTDADPVEVRPPGGDLQVSFNDRGNATLTGPVEHEFDGEVTPESPAEL
- the lysA gene encoding diaminopimelate decarboxylase — encoded protein: MTEFAESPAVRRLVDWDAEALRDLVADYGSPLYVLDLERVRENAHRIRSAFPDAEILYAVKANALGDVLETLHAEGVGLECASAGELKRALAAVDSSTEGDATGADVHYTAVNPPARDLDWVVDAWEDNPDLTITAGAEDTIDRLENRGYDGRLCLRVNPGIGAGHHEKVQTGANAKFGVPAERAVDVLTDAAERGFDVVGIHAHVGSGVSSDQLDDHREFVERMGNLARDVSNAIAAVDGDGLEFVDVGGGFGVPYRDEEEPLDLEAVADATREAIGEVDARLTIEPGRYFVADAGVLLTEVNTVKEARDTLAVGVDAGMTTLLRPAMYDAYHPIRNLTADSSTTGGHGGDTDTNNSHTSREIRPQTITGPICESGDVFCTDRRLPASERGDVLAIGNTGAYGYEMANQYNSRPRPASVVLDGDGVRLARRRETLDDITRLETERSDPTDKAGGAGSNGNADTDADREAHNGHDTR